A stretch of Nitrospirota bacterium DNA encodes these proteins:
- a CDS encoding HAD family hydrolase, with protein MKNYKAIIFDLFGTLVHFDETRLPLLTFQGQQIHCTTVPLFEIASKMQNGYSVEFFHQSLKEVSSRLRLEKKTSLNEISCLTRMEILLNELNFPKQEQTNQLARLMKNVHMGWLKKAVFLPDDHFALLEKLKPSFQLGLLSNFDDAPTGYRILDSLGINGFFHSTLFSDEAGWIKPDPRLFEMILKRMGLQPHEALFVGDTPEADIMGPKQIGMDAVWINSGSFSFPGGDYTPDFQVAHLAELEAIVTNLSTH; from the coding sequence ATGAAAAATTATAAGGCCATTATCTTTGACCTGTTCGGAACGCTTGTTCATTTTGACGAAACACGCCTCCCTCTGCTGACTTTTCAAGGTCAGCAGATTCATTGTACGACCGTGCCGTTATTTGAAATTGCCTCAAAGATGCAAAACGGTTATTCCGTGGAGTTTTTTCATCAAAGTCTAAAGGAGGTTTCCAGCCGGTTAAGACTGGAGAAAAAAACCTCTCTCAACGAAATCAGTTGTCTGACCCGAATGGAGATACTCCTGAACGAGCTCAATTTTCCGAAACAGGAACAGACAAACCAGTTAGCCCGCCTGATGAAAAATGTTCATATGGGATGGCTAAAAAAAGCGGTTTTTCTTCCAGATGATCATTTTGCCCTGTTGGAAAAATTGAAACCTTCATTTCAATTGGGGCTTTTATCCAATTTCGATGATGCCCCAACCGGCTACCGTATTCTCGACTCTCTTGGAATCAACGGTTTTTTTCATTCTACGTTGTTTTCAGACGAAGCGGGCTGGATTAAGCCTGATCCCCGTCTTTTCGAAATGATTCTCAAACGAATGGGCCTGCAACCCCATGAGGCCTTATTCGTGGGGGATACCCCTGAAGCGGATATTATGGGTCCAAAACAGATCGGCATGGATGCGGTCTGGATTAATTCAGGTTCCTTTTCTTTTCCCGGGGGTGATTACACCCCGGATTTTCAGGTCGCTCACCTCGCCGAACTCGAAGCCATCGTTACTAATTTATCAACCCATTGA